TTCTAATAAAAAAGTAAAACATAAACAAAATACAAAATGTTGTTCTGTTTCTGTTGCTTTTTATTACCACGAGTTATTAAATTTCTAATCCTAGAGAGTTTAGCTTTGTTAACCGAAAAAGAATCCTGGAGAGTTACGTACGATATATGGTAAGATTTAATTCAGACGTTTAGTGTACAGATTTTTACTAGATAAAATATTCTTTTTATTTCATAATTGTTAACAAAAACATATAAATTAGTATATTAACTATAAAAGTATTTAAACTGTTCGTGTAATATATTAATCCTCAGACGCCTTCTGAGCCCTACGACAGGAATAATGGGATTATCTAGCAAGATCCAGCAAATAGGTCACGTTTAAACCATTATGGTTACTCTGTTAATCGAAAACCATTGTCAATTTAACAAACAAACAGAACCCCAATGATACTTAGTCACGACAATCAGGTGAAACATTAATTCAAATAGAAATTAACAATCATAATATTGAAGAGATACACCATCCACTCATTTCACCAACAATATTGTTTATCACGAATTGACGACAATGGCACTGTTGGGTGGCTATTTAAATCCATCCACCTCTATTTCCACTCTAAAGCAGTATAGTGTCCAACGTTACCGCTTCCACCACTACTACCACCATTCTCTCACTTCTCTTGTATACGTATATTATTAGGTAACAAAAGTAACAACTAACTAATAAAAAAATATTCCCACTCTTATTTACTATTTAAGGCGTGAGCTCTCCACACTCTTAAGTGCACAAAAAAAAATTAATAAACAAATTTTCCTTCTCTTATTTTCTATTTAAGGCGTGAGCTCTCCACAAGCCTTCTCATAGAACAAAGTTTAAGTACTACTTAGTAAGAATTACACACCATGGCTTCCAACTTTGAGCTTTCAGAAAGAAGCAGCCCAAAACAACATAGAATCAGTCCTAGAGCCGATAAGGAGGAGGTGGACTACATGCAGAGAGCTCAGTGGCTAAGAGCTGCCTTGCTCGGAGCCAACGATGGTCTGGTCACAGTCGCGTCTCTCATGATGGGTGTTGGTTCTATCAAAGAAGACGTAAAAGCAATGTTGCTTGTTGGTTTTGCCGGCCTTGTAGCAGGTGCGTGCAGTATGGCCATTGGAGAGTTTGTGTCTGTGTGCACACAAAGGGATATTGAAACTGCTCAGATGAAGAGAGCTAGTGAGACTAAGACATCACTACCAGCAATCGACGAACAATATGAGGTAAAGTGTATACACAGTAACCATGTGGTTTCTAAACACTTAAACCTTAACTACAACATAAATAAAAAATTGATATTACGTATTTCCCATAAAAATAAACCGAAAGATTGGTAATCCGTCACTATTGTTTTGTATCTGAAAAATGCATCCCAATCTATAGTATAAATCTTGCTTCAATATGTGTAAGATTGATATATATTTGTTGTTTTTTTCCAACCCAAAGCCGCATCATTTTTTTTTAAATACCATGAGGTTCGTAAGCCAAAACCGCAGCATTATGTTAAACAAAATATGTTTGCGTTTGAATTTTCACCGTCTACATATATTCTGAAAATATTTGTGTTCGCAAAAAGTATTTATTTTTTTGACATATGAATGCTAGCTAATATATAAATTGGCATTTTTGAACACTTGAAACTAACATTTTATATATATAAGAGATACCAATAGGTTATGGGATGATATACTGGGACCTTAATGACATGACATATGTAAACTTAATGGCAGGAGGAGAAGAAAGAGCGGCTTCCAAATCCAGGACAAGCAGCACTGGCATCAGCGTTAGCATTTTCAGTGGGAGCAGCAATGCCGCTTCTTGCAGCTGTATTCATAGAGAATCATAAGGTAAGAATGGCGGTGGTAGCGATTGTGGCCACCCTGGCATTATTGGTGTTTGGAGTGACCGGTGCGGTCCTGGGAAAAACAAGTGTGTTCAAGTCAAGCGTTAGGGTGGTGATTGGTGGTTGGATGGCTATGGCTCTTACCTTTGGTCTTACCAAGTTCATTGGTTCGGAAGCCATGCAAATCTAGACACTCTTTCGGTGATCATCTTGTTTTCATGCATCTCAATTAATAATGTTTGTATCATATAAGCACACTATCTCACCTCAACTATGTATGAAATGTAAAATACATCACAATAAACACCAAAAAAGGTTAAATAAATGGTTTTGTTAATTAATCGATCTTTCATTTGACGGTTTACTTATTTTAAGTGATAACTAGATCTCGATCTGCGCAACCGCGCGGGTTTTTGTTTTCATTTATTTTTATATAAACATTTTGTTTTCAATTCTAAATTGGTATATATTATAATATATATGTGTCTATCAATTTTTAAAACATAATAAGTTTACGGTATATTTTTTTATTAAATAAATTGTTTCAAACTTTCACATGTATTTGTATCTTCTTCTATATATATATTTTCGGATTATTATTTCATTATTAAAATCGTAACTATATATATAAAGATTAGTAAAATATTGTTTTATTGTCATATTCAAAGATATTGTAACATTTCACAAATTTAAAAAGTTTTTTAAAAATTAAAATTTTCGCTTCAGAGATTTATATTATCGAGTAAATAATTAAACATTTAGTTTTTGTTTAATTTTTAAAATAAACAATATAGTTTAAAATTTATTTTCATTGGTTTAAGGTAGTAAATATTAATCATAATATGATTTTTGTTATTTAAAAAAATATTTATAATTTTAAAAGTTAACATCGACAAATATTTAAATAATTAACATATGGAGGTATAGTATTACAACATTAAATCATATCTATTTAATTTATACTATCTATAAATCCAATGAATCATCTATTGTTTAAATCGAATTACTGATAGCCCAATAAAAAGTTCTGGTAGGCTCAAAATTTAAATGATAAGATTAGATATTAAATGTAACATGATTTTATAAAAATAGGTCCATTAGATCCATTTTAAAAAAAATCACACATGAATCAAGGTTGTGACTTCTAGGTATTGTGATTTTTGTTTTAATATATAAGACTAGTATCATCACTCTGTGCATAGCACGGGGCAGATTTTGTTTACACTAAAATTATTTTGTTTTAATCAAATTCAAGTGTTCTGAAAAATATAATTTTTATTTTAATATTAAAAAATTGAAACACAAATAAAATATAAAAATCAAACTTTTATTGACATTTTTTGTTTGAAAGTTTTCTTAGAATCTGAAGTCTTTTATAAAGATCAATTAGATAAATACATGGTTAAAGAAAACACATTCTGGATTTTTTTGGTTGACTTTGTATTTTGAGATACTTCTCCATCGCCTCTTTTTGTAGTCAACACCAACTTTGAAATTCCAATGGTAACACAAAAACAGATATACAATAGACTCTTAACAAATTTTTTAAATAGTTGAATATTAGTGTTATAAAAAAACTTATTTGTAAAAATAGTTAAAGCATAACAAACCAAGACACTTGAGAATGGAAGTTCGTGGGTGATGGGTTTTTTTCCAGCAACCGTTGCCTACAGTTATTTTTAACTTTTAACACTTTTGTAAAAATATAATTACATGTGTCAAAATTTGATTAATTAGGTGACTTGTGCTTGCTTTAGTGTATACGGTGATACCTAGAAGTCAGCAGGGAAACGTCTCCTTTACTAATCAGGGTACTCATTAAAGCACTGAAAAATATCCAAACGCAACTATAAGAACTGGTTACTGGTTATAGTGTTATTTAAAGTACTAGCCTATCTAAACTCGAGACTAGTGTAAGATGGGTGTGGTGTGGGTAAAATAGCAACAATTTCCATGAATTCTGATATTGTTCGATCTACGTACCCCACACAGTACTCCACTGGGAGCCTTTGAAAGAAAAAATATGCAAGTAGTACGTATTATAATGGTCACGGATCTACTCATGCAAGCAACTAACTTTTGAATTTTATCCAAAACGGGAGTGGAACAACTGTTTAATTATTAAAAGAGTGTTGGTTTTGTACTCCATATATATCTAAAAGTTAGACTGCTCTAAGACTCGTTAACTATCCATTAATGTTGGAATGCATAGGTTTACATCAACTATAATTTACTTAAGTAACTTTCGGTAGACATAACTAAAACCACCCTTGTAATTGTTCCACAAACCACTACACACAGTCGATACTCTACAATAAATCCGTCGAAAACTTTGAGCCATCCTCAAGAATGGACTGGAATGGTGATATTTTGTGGGCTTAGTTTTTCTCTTGTATGCACTTTGTGTGTCTTTGGATGAAACATATATCCTGCATTTTTGTGTCTTTGGATGAAAGTGGAACATTGAGAGAGTTAGGTCTGGCAACATGTATGTTCACATACCGACGTTTAATTCTCTTCCGTTTAGCACCTTTCTTTATGTTAGACTCAAGATACAGTTAAGGAGACGCTCCGAAAATATATAAACTTTAGTTGTTTGTTTGCTTTGCTCTAACTTTTGTGTTATAAAAATGAAATAGTGATGCAGTTATCGACTCTCTCACCATGAAGTTTGTACGATAGAAACAAATTCAATTCATGGCTTCTAGACCCATTTAGGGTCTCTTAATTTTTTTAATATTTTTAAGTAGTAAATGTGAGTTAAGAGACCTAGTTAAGAGATCCAACATTTATATATTCCAATGCAAGTCTCTTAATTAAAGATTCTTTAAAAAAGATTATTAAACATTTTTTTATTAAACTTAAATTTTTTTGATTAAATAAAACATAGTAAAACATATCATTTTAAACATAGATTTTTAAATAAAAATATTAAAACAAAGATTAGTAAAATAAACGATAATAATTTGAAAGAATCATCCGAACTCAGTTGTTGTCTTCATCACGTCCAAATTTAAGTCATACATGTTCAACCAAATCAACTTTCAGTTGTTGATTCATTTGTCTATCACGAATTATAGTTCGAACACCCATCATATTGGCGATATTTGTAGGGATATCTGTAGAATACGTGAGATCCACATGTGAACTTCCGTTGTCTTCTCCTTGTTGGAACTCTGAAACATCAAACTGAGTGTAGCCATCTCGTTTGTCTTCTACTACCATATTATGGAGTATGATACATGCTCTCATAATTTTCCCAATTTTGACTTTATCCCAAGAAAATGCTGGATTTTTTAACAATGGCAAAACGAGCTTGCAAGACTCCAAAAGCACGCTCGACATCTTTTCGGACAGCCTCTTGACGTTGAGCAAATAAAACTACTTTCGGCCCTTGTGATATTGGAATATATTGGATAAAAGTTGTCAATTTCGGATAAATACCATCAGTGAGATAGTAAACCAAATTATACTCTCTTCCATTGACAGAGTAAGTGACTTGCTGAGCTTGACCATTTATTATGTCATCAAAAACATGTGAACGATCAAGAACATTGATATCATTTAAGGTACCTGGAGGTCCAAAAAAAGCATTTCATATCCAGAGATCATATGAAGCAACCGCCTCTAAAACAATTGTTGGTTTACCCGAATCACGAGAATATTGCCCTTTCAAAGCTGTGAGACAATTCTTCCACTCCCAATGCATACAATCAATGCTTCCTATCATCCCGAGAAATCCACGATACTCTCCAATATCAAGTAGACGTTGAAGATCAACAAATATTGGTCTTCTTAGGTACTCATCACCGAACAAATAAATTATTCCTTCCAGAAAATTCTCCAAACACGACCGAGTTGTCGTTTCACCGAGCCTGAGGTATTCGTCGACCGTATCAGCCGCGGTACCATATGCCAAGACACAAATAGCTGCTATACACTTTTGGAGTGAAGAGAGACCAAACCTTCCAAGACCATTTTTCTTTTGGTGAAAGAATTGAACTTCGTTGGATAGTCGATCAACAATGTGCATGAACAATGGCTTGTTCATTCTAAAACGTCGTCAGAATAAATTTTCAGGACACGTTGGAGTTTCACTGAAATAATCATTCCATAAACGTACATGGCCTTCTTCACGGTTTCTTTCGATATAAGCTCGATTTTTTCTTTTTTCCTTTCTTGATCACCATATTGAATGGTAAAACTCTCAAGGGATTGATCAAAGTGTTGATCAAAGATATGATCAAATGTATCATTAATTGATCCCTCTAAATTGTTTTGAGAAGAAGAAGCCATATATGGTGATTAAAGGGAGAAGATGAGTAAAGAATGAGATTTTGGTGTTGTAAATATGAGTTAATGGTGATTAAAGATAGAAGAAGACTAAAGCGATCAATTGATCATGCTCTTGTGGTTTTGTAAGTTTGGATTGTAGTATAGAAGATATAAGAAGACTAAAGCGACAAGAGAATCAGAATCATGAAACTTTGGTGTTTTGAATAAAATGAGTGAATGATGTTGTGAATAAAACTTTCGTGTTTATCAACTTCATATAGAAGTCTAACTCTTTACAAGTCCATGACAAATTGTAAACAAGAGTGGCCCGTGACAGAAGAAGTTACAACTCCGTGACTGATAATACAACAAGAGTTCAAAACAAGAGTGGTCCGTGACACAAGTGTTTACAAGTCTGTGACACAAGTCTTTACAAAATTGTCACTACAAAACAAAGACAAGACTACAATGACCTACTCCGTGAATGAGAAGAAGACAAGCGTTTGAATGACCTACTCCGTGAATCTTCCACTCCCAATGCTACACTCTTTTTGACCTGAAGTAGAACAATGCAAAAACATGAGAACATGAGAAGAAGACAGCATTTACAACAAAAGGAAACACAAGCATGTACAATAAAACATGAGAACAAGAGACTTATATCATCAATACGCCGAACAATGCAACATGAAACATAACCAGTACAATAAAACTAGAAGATGACCAAGACAAAACATGAAACTTAAACGAAGCTTCTTCTTAAACAACTAAAACAGAACAAGAACATAACCAAGACAAACATACCAGAACATCTCAAACACAACAAGAACATGACCGAGAGTTTCACTTAAACTAATAAGACATCAACTCATTAATGGGCTTCTTCTTCAGAGCTTCTTCATAATCAGCTAGCGGTTCTTGTTTTGCAACGAGACTGTCAAGCAGCTTCATCTTGGAGAGCCTTTCTTTCATTGCCGAATCCTCCTTCTTGATGCTCCACATAGTCTGAAAGTCAGACAGCTCCTTCCCCTCAACCATCGTCTTCTTACCCCGGGCTTTTGCTGCCTTAACCCCCGGGGGACGAATGGTTCCTTCATCATCTACAACAGTATCAGCTTGAAAGCTTGCTGAATCAAAGCCGTCCTCACACTTCCTCTTTTTGGAGTTTCCTTTCTTTTTGGCCGTCAAAAGCTCACACCACTTCTGGTCATTGCGGAGCTCCTTCCAAGCATGTTCAAGGGTGATCTTCTTCTTATGGTTGTTGAAGAAGATTTTGTGGGCTAGTTTGAGAAAATCATTCTCATTTTGACCACTACTCTTCTCTATAGTTGCAGCTTCGTACGCTCCACAAAACTTGCAAACTAAATCATTGATCTTGTGCCAACGTTGCTTACAGTGAGATACTCTTCTCTATAGTTGCAGCTTCGTACGCTCCACAAAACTTTGATATCTTGTATAATTACATGATTTTAGCCATTAATTCTTGTACATTTTGATCATATAGATTAAGAATTAGGCATCTTTAGAGTCCATACTGCATTTATTGTCCTTATTAGGTGTTGGAGTGTGCCATGGAGTGATTTGAGATGTTTGGGAGCATTGTGATCCAAAAAGGGGTGAAAGATGAGCATGGATGGAGGCCTTAGAGAAATCTTATGTTGCTAAGATTTTATGGAAACACAACAAATTGAGTTAGATTTCTAGTGGAAGTGGTTTCAAGTCATTTGGTGATGTAATGAAGGAGTTATGATCAATTTACTAGAGGCATATCCATCCGGGTCGAGCATCGTAAAGTGACCTTCCAGAGCGACACCATAAGGTAGCTCCCAACCCAGAGCGACCACCAAAGTGACCCACCTACGTCACTCGCCTTTTCATCACTTTGGAGGCAAAAACAATAGGCCTGGAGCGACTTCCCGGAGCGACACTACGAAGTCTCTACGCGTCATTTACTCGGTCGAAACTTATGATTTTCCATGGACCTTTTGGTCATTTGTCTTGACGTTTTACACTTTCTAAACCTAAGTTTAAGTACCTTTTGTAAAAAAAGGAGGCCAATCATCTTTTATCTTGGAGAAAACCACCAAAAACCTATTGAAAAAGTTCATCTCTTTGATTCATTTGATCATATGTTTTCCTGTCGATTTCTAATCTATTATTTGTATTTCTCTACATGATTAATCTGAAATCCAATATGGTTTTAAGAGGAATCATGAAGAGTAGTGAGTAATCCACTCTTGAATTCATGGGTTAGGGAGATTAAGGGTGATTAGGCTAGATCTAGGATCTTATCGTGTAGATCCTTCTTATTCCTTGATAGTAGAGTATTCATAATGCATCTTCTAAGTTGGTCACTCAAAAGTTGATCAATAGACATTTTCCACCTAAAAGGTGTTTGATGAAATGCCTGAGACAACTCTCCTAGGCTTTTAGTATACTTTGTCAAAGACATTTGTTGTTAAAGGTGCTAAAATAGCTAATAGACTTGTTAGTAATGATTTCTTTCATATTATTCAACCAAAGACATTTGATGTTTGANNTTTGATGTTTGAAATATGTTAGTAAATGAACATTCATCTAGACATAGAGTTTGTTTAAGATTGTGTCTAAGCTTAAGGTTGATATTTTGATTGATCATTTGCCATCCTTAGTTCGAAACTTGATCACCCAAGGTCTAATTCCTATACCCATGAGTTCTCTTTTATCATAACCAAAGAAACTCACTTCTTTTATTGTTTTATTGTTCTGTTATTGCATTCTATTATTAGTATTAGTTTTAAACCATCCAAATTATCGGTT
The DNA window shown above is from Brassica oleracea var. oleracea cultivar TO1000 chromosome C3, BOL, whole genome shotgun sequence and carries:
- the LOC106332623 gene encoding vacuolar iron transporter homolog 2.1 codes for the protein MASNFELSERSSPKQHRISPRADKEEVDYMQRAQWLRAALLGANDGLVTVASLMMGVGSIKEDVKAMLLVGFAGLVAGACSMAIGEFVSVCTQRDIETAQMKRASETKTSLPAIDEQYEEEKKERLPNPGQAALASALAFSVGAAMPLLAAVFIENHKVRMAVVAIVATLALLVFGVTGAVLGKTSVFKSSVRVVIGGWMAMALTFGLTKFIGSEAMQI
- the LOC106330371 gene encoding glutathione S-transferase T3-like — translated: MCQWVELLAVGVLALAVDLPYHYPIYAICKFCGAYEAATIEKSSGQNENDFLKLAHKIFFNNHKKKITLEHAWKELRNDQKWCELLTAKKKGNSKKRKCEDGFDSASFQADTVVDDEGTIRPPGVKAAKARGKKTMVEGKELSDFQTMWSIKKEDSAMKERLSKMKLLDSLVAKQEPLADYEEALKKKPINELMSY